The following are from one region of the Microbacterium sp. cx-55 genome:
- a CDS encoding cupin domain-containing protein, whose product MTFPDPTEFRLVVAGLSAAGEPDFLEVDPPATIDIPGVAKGAFYWAVDGGHSKENIGSPPDSVRLAGPGGSTFGVNSFPARSAGKTLDISDIDPSMEVGQGGDPAMHSSDTIDYEVVISGKVDVELPGGKIRTLRPGDLLVMGGVTHAWRNPYDEDCVYIVVTVGFNP is encoded by the coding sequence ATGACTTTTCCGGACCCCACCGAATTCCGTCTTGTCGTCGCGGGGCTCTCCGCTGCGGGGGAACCTGATTTTCTCGAGGTTGATCCACCAGCAACCATCGACATCCCCGGTGTGGCGAAGGGCGCTTTCTATTGGGCTGTCGACGGCGGCCATAGCAAAGAGAACATTGGCAGCCCGCCGGACAGTGTCCGACTCGCTGGGCCCGGCGGGTCGACTTTCGGGGTGAACAGCTTTCCGGCCCGTTCGGCGGGCAAGACTCTCGACATCAGCGATATCGATCCCTCGATGGAAGTCGGCCAGGGCGGCGACCCCGCGATGCACTCGAGCGACACGATCGATTACGAAGTTGTCATCTCAGGGAAAGTCGACGTTGAGCTGCCCGGAGGCAAGATCCGCACACTGCGGCCCGGTGACCTCCTTGTCATGGGCGGCGTCACCCACGCGTGGCGAAACCCGTATGACGAGGACTGCGTCTACATCGTGGTGACCGTCGGGTTCAACCCGTAG
- a CDS encoding ImmA/IrrE family metallo-endopeptidase gives MRRGFKTEAKRLALELRTEIGLGAHAPFDPYAFALEYGIAVVRLSELDGAAREHFLKEQGSALSGALIPDGTGAVILENDAQPLTRRRTTMCHELAHVVLEHSFGVSLSDERKCGLGGQQEEEADWLSGEMLIPYDGAFRLARANATDERAAQVFDVSLAVARWRMNHSGARKVMQRARAKWA, from the coding sequence GTGCGTCGCGGATTCAAGACCGAGGCGAAGCGCCTTGCGCTAGAGCTTCGGACTGAAATAGGCCTCGGCGCGCACGCGCCCTTCGACCCGTATGCCTTCGCGTTGGAGTACGGAATCGCTGTCGTTCGACTCAGCGAACTCGACGGAGCAGCCCGCGAGCATTTCCTGAAAGAACAGGGGAGCGCGCTGTCAGGCGCGTTGATCCCAGACGGCACAGGAGCTGTGATTCTGGAGAACGATGCGCAACCGCTCACACGGAGGCGGACCACAATGTGTCACGAACTTGCACACGTTGTTCTTGAGCACTCATTTGGTGTCTCGCTGTCCGACGAACGGAAGTGCGGCCTCGGAGGCCAGCAGGAGGAGGAAGCCGACTGGCTCTCTGGCGAGATGCTCATTCCCTACGACGGCGCCTTCCGGCTGGCCCGAGCCAACGCCACAGATGAGCGTGCAGCTCAGGTGTTCGACGTGAGTCTTGCGGTTGCCCGCTGGCGAATGAACCACAGCGGAGCGCGCAAAGTCATGCAAAGGGCTCGTGCCAAATGGGCGTGA
- a CDS encoding ThiF family adenylyltransferase → MLITLRSRFPFQPPRVVPIELDLVPWSWHRELNGSLCLIAEDDHDGLWWTEASEFVEHITAWFERADAGWPDDRPDLDLDRYFDLSEDARVYLYDDLEQHRNGFVRFRPAKNDVMRIGTGTRPAKVSKHSKDRFGYVADLGEVAAPPRTWEDISALIDPAVDLDRRIRDHTVAVLVLIYRRGAHNGAIALDVWPTTAGGIAVRRLRSGADTNAARQARAGVLALALSDRRVAVVGVGALGSFVADTLVRSGVRHLTLVDGDVVMPGNLVRHLVGPEAVGLTKGKAVKGHLVARADIQGSDIEVVDDNISSGDAAVELLQNHDLVVNATADFATTALLHVSAKSLGTRVLSAALQNDGATYRIDVLPPLDGATPHPPSALDAERSTADVFEAGCGSPISPTPPYAVIEAAAATVRHALGLLTNSPLHPAGEVRTIASSPQGGEL, encoded by the coding sequence GTGCTCATCACGCTACGATCGCGGTTCCCGTTCCAGCCGCCGCGTGTCGTCCCCATTGAGCTCGATCTTGTGCCCTGGTCCTGGCACCGAGAACTCAACGGCTCACTGTGCCTGATCGCCGAGGACGATCATGACGGACTGTGGTGGACCGAGGCCAGCGAGTTCGTCGAGCACATCACGGCCTGGTTCGAACGAGCAGACGCCGGTTGGCCAGACGATCGTCCCGATCTCGACCTCGACCGGTACTTCGACCTGTCCGAGGACGCTCGTGTCTATCTGTACGATGATCTCGAGCAGCACCGAAACGGCTTTGTGCGCTTCCGTCCCGCGAAGAACGACGTCATGCGAATCGGAACAGGCACGCGACCAGCGAAGGTCTCGAAACACAGCAAAGACCGGTTCGGATACGTTGCCGACCTTGGCGAGGTGGCCGCTCCTCCCCGAACGTGGGAAGACATTTCAGCGCTGATCGATCCCGCAGTGGATCTGGACCGCCGGATTCGCGACCACACAGTGGCAGTCCTCGTTCTCATCTATCGACGTGGTGCTCACAACGGTGCGATCGCTCTGGACGTCTGGCCGACGACCGCCGGTGGGATCGCCGTCAGACGTCTGCGTTCAGGAGCAGATACCAACGCGGCCAGACAGGCTCGGGCAGGCGTCCTTGCCCTCGCGCTCAGTGATCGCCGTGTCGCTGTCGTTGGTGTCGGCGCACTGGGCTCCTTCGTGGCAGACACGCTCGTGCGATCCGGTGTCCGCCATCTGACTCTTGTTGATGGAGACGTCGTGATGCCGGGCAACCTCGTTCGCCATCTCGTTGGCCCCGAAGCCGTCGGGCTGACGAAGGGCAAAGCTGTAAAGGGTCACCTTGTGGCTCGCGCCGACATCCAGGGTTCCGACATCGAAGTCGTTGATGACAACATCAGTTCCGGCGACGCAGCCGTCGAGCTTCTTCAGAATCACGATCTTGTTGTCAATGCGACTGCTGACTTCGCGACCACGGCGCTCCTCCATGTCTCGGCCAAGTCGCTTGGAACACGCGTTCTCTCGGCTGCGCTTCAGAACGATGGTGCCACGTACCGCATCGACGTGTTACCGCCACTCGACGGCGCCACTCCTCACCCGCCCTCGGCGCTCGATGCCGAGCGTTCCACAGCGGATGTGTTCGAAGCTGGATGCGGAAGCCCAATCTCACCAACTCCGCCGTACGCGGTGATTGAAGCGGCTGCAGCAACGGTACGACATGCGCTCGGACTACTGACGAACAGCCCGCTCCATCCGGCGGGAGAGGTGCGAACCATCGCATCAAGCCCACAAGGAGGTGAACTGTGA
- a CDS encoding helix-turn-helix domain-containing protein: MAKTTINTAALYSALDAARQERQLSWRTLAGEIGVSPSLLSRLGNGLKPDTDGFATIIAWLRLPAEGFFERDGESNADDAREPDLMAQLAPLLRARKDLSETDINYLQQVIGLTVERARAKG, from the coding sequence ATGGCCAAAACAACGATCAACACGGCCGCGCTCTACTCGGCGCTCGACGCTGCCCGCCAAGAACGCCAGCTCTCGTGGCGAACGCTGGCAGGTGAGATCGGTGTGAGCCCGTCGCTGCTCTCAAGGCTCGGCAACGGACTGAAACCTGACACCGACGGATTCGCAACGATCATTGCGTGGCTCAGGCTCCCTGCCGAGGGCTTCTTTGAGCGCGATGGCGAGAGCAATGCCGACGACGCGCGTGAACCAGATCTCATGGCGCAGCTCGCGCCCCTTCTCCGGGCCCGTAAGGATCTAAGCGAGACGGATATCAACTACCTACAGCAAGTAATCGGCCTCACCGTTGAACGCGCTCGGGCGAAGGGATGA
- a CDS encoding isocitrate lyase/PEP mutase family protein, giving the protein MPFGALPIHAQMAEHAGFEAFELSGGMSAWWAEGASDTGWLTLTEVVAHAKRVARSVDIPVFCDADTGYGAPINVQRTVQEFSDAGVAGIHIEDQREPKKSGGDTGIELVSDAEAIGRLNAAVAARDRLNADFVIVARTDGYGAAGGGLDEALRRGQLYRAETGVDVIFYEGLQSWEQAELALKETPGANYVIPSGNLLGQKTLPELTAMGQAIDIAPFVLPGINEVWRLLVDVKKAGDATPIARYLDRMDSVLRTEYDFGWGGKLGRPSTEYVRGTEEEYLPAEGRRDYVNNLNA; this is encoded by the coding sequence ATGCCCTTCGGTGCGCTTCCAATCCACGCACAGATGGCCGAACACGCGGGGTTCGAGGCGTTCGAGCTTTCGGGTGGCATGTCAGCATGGTGGGCCGAGGGCGCGTCCGACACAGGCTGGTTGACGCTGACCGAAGTCGTAGCCCATGCGAAGCGCGTCGCACGGAGCGTCGACATACCAGTGTTCTGCGACGCGGACACCGGGTACGGGGCACCCATCAATGTTCAGCGCACGGTCCAGGAGTTTTCCGATGCGGGCGTAGCCGGTATTCACATCGAGGATCAAAGAGAACCGAAGAAGTCTGGCGGCGATACCGGAATCGAGCTGGTCTCCGACGCAGAGGCAATTGGACGCTTGAATGCAGCGGTAGCCGCGCGAGACCGATTGAACGCCGACTTCGTGATCGTCGCCCGCACTGATGGTTACGGCGCTGCGGGGGGTGGTCTTGACGAGGCTCTTCGGCGAGGACAGCTCTACCGCGCAGAGACCGGCGTCGACGTCATCTTCTACGAAGGTTTGCAATCGTGGGAACAGGCGGAACTTGCGCTGAAGGAAACACCCGGGGCGAACTATGTGATTCCCAGCGGTAACCTTTTGGGGCAGAAGACACTGCCCGAGCTGACGGCGATGGGCCAAGCGATCGACATCGCTCCTTTCGTGTTGCCGGGGATAAATGAGGTGTGGCGGCTCCTGGTAGATGTCAAAAAGGCGGGTGATGCGACACCCATTGCGCGCTATCTCGACCGCATGGATTCAGTCTTGAGAACCGAGTACGACTTTGGCTGGGGCGGAAAGTTGGGGCGCCCGTCAACGGAGTACGTTCGAGGTACTGAGGAAGAGTATCTACCCGCCGAGGGGCGGCGAGACTACGTCAACAATCTAAACGCGTAG
- a CDS encoding nucleotidyltransferase domain-containing protein, whose product MAHLKQQFKDALSSIEPSDDKTNAPEAHRLVRDALEADAKLTEYGVSPVLIGSYKRNVSIKRIKDVDVFVRLPDMPSDVTSKDILDKFFAVLHAEFGTDSDGHRRTKRQDRSLQVSFPEYDLYVDAVPARPHWDGETWEIPQKGDENEWVRTTPEGLTSLSSEMNAAHDGYYVPTVKLLRQTRRAQLGKKKPGGFFFELATYQAFASGAVSGSDQAEYYVSALTEVSKIIENFVTYGIGVNDPTLAGATIHIRASDEELEAARTRFADAAISADDALAEEDEGKAALAFQKLLGKNGDDKTVFPMPPGFNEDGSKRASAILAGARVVPAGTRTFGGA is encoded by the coding sequence ATGGCTCACCTCAAACAGCAGTTCAAGGATGCGCTGAGTTCCATCGAGCCCAGCGATGACAAGACCAACGCGCCAGAAGCGCATCGGCTGGTCCGCGATGCCCTCGAGGCGGACGCCAAGCTCACCGAGTACGGCGTCTCCCCCGTGTTGATCGGTTCATACAAGCGCAACGTGTCGATCAAACGCATCAAAGATGTCGACGTATTCGTGCGCCTCCCTGACATGCCGAGCGACGTCACATCGAAGGACATCCTCGATAAGTTCTTTGCCGTGTTGCACGCGGAATTCGGCACTGACTCCGACGGGCACCGACGCACCAAGCGTCAGGACCGCAGCCTCCAGGTCTCCTTCCCCGAGTACGACCTTTACGTGGACGCCGTCCCGGCCCGTCCCCATTGGGACGGAGAGACATGGGAGATCCCGCAGAAGGGTGACGAGAACGAGTGGGTTCGCACAACCCCCGAGGGTCTAACTTCGCTGTCCAGCGAGATGAACGCGGCTCACGATGGTTACTACGTGCCTACGGTCAAGTTGCTCCGTCAGACCCGGCGGGCCCAACTCGGCAAAAAGAAGCCTGGGGGCTTCTTCTTCGAACTGGCGACCTACCAGGCCTTCGCGTCGGGCGCCGTGTCAGGGAGTGACCAAGCGGAATACTACGTGTCAGCACTCACCGAGGTAAGCAAGATCATCGAGAATTTCGTGACATACGGGATCGGCGTGAACGACCCCACCCTGGCTGGTGCGACGATTCACATACGCGCCTCGGACGAGGAACTCGAAGCGGCGCGAACTCGATTCGCGGATGCAGCCATCTCAGCGGATGATGCCCTGGCAGAGGAGGATGAGGGCAAGGCGGCGCTCGCCTTCCAGAAACTCCTTGGCAAGAACGGCGACGACAAGACGGTGTTCCCGATGCCGCCCGGCTTCAACGAAGACGGCAGCAAGCGCGCGTCCGCAATCCTTGCTGGCGCCCGGGTGGTGCCCGCCGGCACAAGGACTTTCGGGGGAGCCTGA
- a CDS encoding AraC family transcriptional regulator, whose translation MRFNSYRDLRIPNFSLHALCDVLKDAGLDWKLALLAADIDHDVVNRPGGTVPARKELAFQLQFVALTKDRVDLWVRAARSYTLGSFGIRGLALVAAPNLEAWVRAAATDDVPGLVEVSPLRTSDGRLTGLEFTYPDAPDELVPFSIYRELVVTFRTFSWLYGEPFPFTHVDIPLPTLAPEVSTIVACSVKCDSEALRVWWEPEASLHELPFGNEFQYTTWVHQDTRILEVLRETGDWPSTVEKVIRAAPHLNRKLANAAAALRVSPRTLQRKLELTGHDFAQVRDATLGTLASELLAASNHSVSQISRVLGYSDPASFTSAFKRWKGTSPTAYRDASPSVAITHSH comes from the coding sequence GTGCGATTCAACTCTTACCGGGACTTACGCATCCCCAACTTCAGCCTGCACGCGCTCTGCGACGTGCTGAAAGACGCGGGGCTTGACTGGAAGCTCGCCTTGTTGGCGGCCGACATCGACCACGACGTTGTAAACCGGCCCGGGGGGACCGTACCGGCGAGAAAAGAACTGGCTTTCCAGCTGCAGTTCGTTGCTCTCACGAAGGACCGCGTCGACTTATGGGTGCGGGCCGCACGTTCATATACTCTCGGCTCGTTCGGTATCAGAGGACTCGCTCTCGTGGCCGCGCCGAACCTCGAAGCTTGGGTACGGGCAGCAGCGACAGATGACGTTCCGGGTCTCGTTGAAGTGTCGCCACTGAGAACGTCAGACGGACGGCTAACGGGCCTCGAATTCACCTACCCGGATGCCCCCGACGAGCTCGTACCATTCAGCATCTACCGCGAGCTCGTCGTGACCTTCCGGACGTTCTCTTGGCTTTACGGCGAGCCATTCCCATTCACCCACGTGGACATTCCGCTCCCAACCCTTGCTCCCGAGGTCTCGACAATCGTTGCGTGCAGCGTGAAGTGCGACTCCGAAGCGCTACGGGTGTGGTGGGAGCCCGAAGCGTCCCTACACGAACTTCCCTTTGGCAATGAGTTTCAGTACACAACGTGGGTACACCAAGACACGCGGATTCTCGAAGTCCTCCGTGAGACTGGCGACTGGCCGAGCACAGTAGAGAAGGTCATCCGTGCGGCCCCGCACCTAAATCGCAAGCTGGCGAACGCGGCCGCTGCGCTGCGCGTCTCCCCACGCACGCTACAACGAAAGCTTGAATTGACCGGGCACGATTTTGCACAGGTACGCGATGCCACCCTGGGCACCCTCGCTTCCGAGCTGCTCGCCGCATCGAATCACTCGGTGTCGCAAATATCACGAGTTCTCGGGTACTCTGACCCGGCAAGTTTCACGAGTGCGTTCAAACGGTGGAAGGGAACGTCGCCGACCGCCTACCGCGACGCATCCCCGTCGGTTGCGATCACACATAGCCATTAG
- a CDS encoding SAVED domain-containing protein has product MTRLPARIELSGNAHETIASENAKQLPLEAGGVLLGYREGRNIVVTHALTVDGQAGTNRYVRDDVRANELLEEFLAGRADDDPTGYIGEWHSHPAPSGPSPTDVAAMRAIAKSSDVPVALLVYAPGRTDPFIGLVAQRHRLGRITSTKAEVSFPASRFAPLGPLPDGAVRGDGPVFISYRQSDGTPHAESLEGLLRAAGLVVWRDNSDLRAGTTIDRLEQALTKGLSAGVLVVTPEIVYSEIVRERELPRLLELDNDSAFSLCIANAIPRVGNGSKCDYDGPDRLLRLSPARTLADKKQSNMLAPTGEVEIVRDLLMHRVEQRRPRIREEGRPFSIRVQTRPTPFALEADEDDLHIRIKSSDNGRLPSRDGLEHLKTTLPLTGDAVYASGAKTARISGGAHLSVALAIGAALPETKIGNVEVLDARDQIWTSVTPEDDPITTQLDSTRLIVAGLRQPEVPDRAAIFISLTPAPDETAFERLLHDSTQPFTTAAVISIAGSDRIDSREAGRLSAAIARQIKQLAATNGRAEVHLAFHGPYPMAILIGRYLNTLRTVVYEWEISDTSDSRYSPALILEPGIAGGPITDVLVLEEQSGC; this is encoded by the coding sequence GTGACGCGCTTGCCTGCTCGCATCGAGCTGAGCGGCAATGCTCACGAGACGATCGCCTCCGAGAATGCAAAGCAGCTTCCGCTCGAAGCGGGCGGGGTCCTTCTCGGGTACAGGGAGGGACGCAACATCGTTGTTACCCACGCCCTGACTGTCGACGGGCAGGCCGGCACTAATCGCTACGTTCGAGACGACGTCCGGGCGAACGAGCTCCTTGAAGAATTCCTCGCTGGACGAGCAGATGACGATCCGACAGGCTATATCGGCGAATGGCACAGTCATCCCGCCCCCTCGGGGCCTAGTCCGACGGACGTCGCCGCCATGCGTGCAATCGCGAAAAGCAGCGATGTCCCAGTAGCGCTGCTGGTCTATGCGCCTGGCCGAACCGATCCGTTCATCGGACTGGTCGCCCAACGGCACCGCTTGGGTCGCATCACCAGTACCAAAGCGGAAGTTTCCTTCCCAGCGTCGAGGTTCGCGCCCTTGGGCCCCTTGCCCGATGGAGCCGTGCGCGGAGACGGTCCGGTCTTCATCTCGTACCGACAGTCAGACGGAACGCCCCATGCCGAATCTCTCGAGGGCCTGCTGAGAGCCGCGGGGCTTGTCGTGTGGAGAGATAACAGCGATCTGCGAGCCGGGACGACTATCGACCGGCTCGAACAGGCGCTCACCAAAGGGCTCTCGGCTGGTGTTCTCGTCGTGACCCCGGAGATCGTCTACAGCGAAATCGTTCGCGAACGCGAGTTGCCTCGCCTACTCGAACTCGACAACGATTCGGCATTCAGCCTGTGTATCGCAAATGCGATCCCCCGGGTTGGGAACGGATCGAAGTGCGACTACGACGGACCCGACCGCCTCCTACGACTCTCACCCGCGCGAACGCTCGCAGACAAGAAGCAAAGCAACATGCTGGCTCCGACCGGTGAAGTAGAAATCGTGCGTGATCTACTCATGCACCGGGTCGAGCAGCGACGACCGAGAATCCGCGAGGAGGGGCGGCCGTTCAGCATCCGTGTCCAGACCCGCCCCACGCCGTTTGCCCTCGAAGCCGACGAAGACGACCTGCACATCCGCATCAAGTCATCCGACAACGGACGTCTTCCTTCCCGCGATGGGCTTGAACACCTCAAGACGACTCTCCCGCTCACTGGAGACGCCGTGTACGCCTCCGGCGCGAAAACTGCACGGATCTCCGGCGGGGCACACCTCTCGGTTGCCCTTGCTATCGGAGCAGCCCTTCCCGAAACCAAGATCGGCAACGTCGAGGTGCTCGATGCTCGCGATCAGATCTGGACGTCCGTCACCCCCGAAGACGATCCGATAACCACCCAGCTCGACAGCACGCGACTCATAGTTGCAGGGCTACGACAACCTGAGGTCCCAGATCGTGCCGCGATCTTCATCAGTCTGACGCCCGCCCCCGATGAGACAGCCTTTGAACGCCTCTTGCATGATTCAACACAACCGTTCACGACAGCAGCCGTGATCTCAATTGCCGGATCAGATCGGATCGATTCTAGAGAAGCAGGACGGCTCAGCGCTGCCATCGCGCGGCAGATAAAACAACTAGCCGCCACTAACGGACGTGCCGAGGTACATCTTGCATTCCACGGCCCCTATCCGATGGCCATCCTCATCGGCCGCTATCTCAACACCCTCCGCACGGTGGTGTACGAGTGGGAGATCAGCGATACGAGTGATTCGCGCTATTCGCCAGCCCTAATCCTCGAACCTGGAATCGCCGGAGGGCCAATCACAGACGTACTCGTCTTGGAAGAACAAAGCGGGTGCTGA
- a CDS encoding TIGR02391 family protein, protein MTNSISAFPLGTIEGVAKIVGDLYSGTELTRIIAEVPLRSDPGEGHTKWRRLAHAVSSNQAKIGNGNALVALVRAAMRPERTLDRKSRADIARDELNQVLSLVSLRVLADGRVATAKRASTDTEALARSERLYKILEQRGAHAEVLAYCREDLLRKDYYEVVFEAIKGLGARIRSQSGVDADGYGLIEKSMAGSSPLLRINEGLTRTERDEQLGIANLAKGLFSAFRNPVAHEPKLYWTMSELDALDVLGTLSMIHRRLDTATSRNGEGT, encoded by the coding sequence ATGACCAACTCGATCAGCGCCTTTCCCCTCGGGACTATCGAGGGCGTCGCCAAGATCGTCGGTGACCTTTACAGCGGCACCGAACTCACACGCATCATCGCCGAGGTGCCGCTTCGCTCTGACCCGGGCGAAGGACACACCAAATGGCGTCGACTCGCCCACGCTGTCTCCAGCAATCAAGCAAAGATCGGTAATGGGAATGCGCTGGTAGCTCTCGTGCGGGCGGCAATGCGGCCGGAACGCACACTCGATCGCAAGTCCCGCGCAGACATCGCACGCGATGAACTCAATCAGGTGCTATCGCTGGTGAGCCTCAGAGTGCTCGCTGACGGACGAGTAGCGACGGCAAAGAGGGCGTCTACTGACACTGAGGCGCTGGCTCGCTCTGAGCGGCTCTACAAGATTCTCGAACAACGCGGAGCACATGCTGAAGTGCTTGCGTACTGCCGCGAAGACCTCCTCCGCAAAGATTACTACGAAGTGGTCTTTGAGGCCATCAAGGGTCTGGGGGCACGAATTCGTTCTCAGAGCGGTGTTGATGCCGATGGATACGGCCTCATCGAGAAGTCGATGGCCGGCTCAAGCCCATTACTCCGGATCAACGAAGGGCTAACCCGAACCGAACGGGACGAGCAACTCGGCATAGCCAACCTCGCGAAAGGTCTGTTCAGCGCCTTCCGGAACCCCGTGGCTCACGAGCCCAAGCTGTACTGGACGATGAGCGAGCTGGACGCACTTGACGTTCTGGGAACGCTGTCCATGATCCATCGTCGGCTGGACACAGCGACCTCACGGAACGGTGAGGGAACCTAA
- a CDS encoding Fic family protein — MTLDPGYGETPLPFDELDALTPAAREALEEPITKAAVYDLEQAVEAEVTEQLITDVLEDRLGLDELLSDRFLRELHQRLYGDIWIWAGTHRRHLFNLGVDPAYIALELRISIETIRYRWDHTEDWTPRELGVAVHAECVRIHPFTDGNGRSTRLYADLTFLAAQESEDVEMYDWSIDKKPYVELLRAYDVNRDPKPLAAFIPIYKL; from the coding sequence GTGACGCTCGATCCGGGTTACGGCGAGACTCCGCTCCCGTTCGATGAGCTGGATGCCCTGACTCCGGCGGCTCGCGAAGCCCTTGAAGAACCGATCACTAAAGCGGCCGTCTACGACCTCGAACAGGCCGTCGAAGCCGAGGTTACCGAACAGCTCATCACTGACGTTCTCGAAGACCGACTCGGGCTCGACGAGCTGCTCTCAGACCGCTTCCTGCGAGAACTGCACCAAAGACTGTACGGGGATATCTGGATCTGGGCAGGGACGCACCGGCGTCATCTCTTCAATCTCGGAGTCGACCCTGCCTACATCGCGCTCGAGTTGCGGATCTCTATCGAAACCATCCGGTATCGATGGGATCACACCGAGGACTGGACACCGCGTGAACTCGGTGTCGCTGTGCATGCTGAATGCGTGCGGATCCACCCATTCACTGATGGGAACGGCCGGAGCACCCGCCTGTATGCTGATCTGACGTTCCTAGCTGCTCAGGAGTCAGAGGACGTCGAGATGTACGACTGGTCGATCGACAAGAAGCCGTACGTTGAACTGCTCCGTGCCTATGATGTCAATCGTGACCCCAAGCCGCTCGCGGCCTTCATCCCCATATACAAGCTCTAG
- a CDS encoding MFS transporter has protein sequence MTLLLLAGVTVDVQFGGLPPLVGTIAAESGLSGPEIGWVLNAMMVGSAISVSLSTRIGDIFGHRKVLIVLLGLALVGAALAATGGGFWALVTGRFLMGFAVPVPLSWGLLRPRATARQVRNVSLVLSLVMAIFTPLALVISGLVVQAGLPWQMVFWISFALFAILLILALIARETPASSLATGSLNWFGAIGLGVWVTALLVGISTGPSLGWSSPLVIGAFAISALTFISWVIQQKRSADPLISFRNMDRRQALVGYSGILLISLVGSGIFIVMPAVLQAPIESGYGHGLSTLDSTYVLLAQIPGAALGYFWTKWGLARLGPKVVLITSGIFSVVVYLGMAFANGPAWAPWLWVFGYGLATLSCLTAGYALVAAAGRQDNMAVTIGIQSIVQYTAGTVPTAIVLNVLVAGADGFIPEQALVGIFVAGAVVIAVFVAVWTVFAPTSIKDLHAVDTAVNTAKLQAANR, from the coding sequence GTGACATTGCTCCTTCTCGCCGGCGTAACGGTCGACGTCCAGTTCGGCGGTCTCCCACCGCTCGTGGGGACGATTGCGGCAGAGTCTGGGCTCTCTGGACCGGAGATCGGGTGGGTCCTCAACGCCATGATGGTGGGTAGCGCCATCTCAGTGAGCCTCTCTACCCGCATCGGCGACATCTTTGGACATCGGAAGGTTCTGATCGTTCTTCTCGGCCTTGCGCTTGTAGGCGCGGCCCTGGCTGCTACCGGAGGCGGATTCTGGGCTCTTGTCACGGGCCGGTTCCTGATGGGGTTCGCGGTCCCGGTCCCACTGTCATGGGGTCTACTGCGCCCACGTGCTACTGCCCGTCAGGTCCGCAATGTTTCGCTCGTTCTCTCGCTGGTCATGGCGATCTTCACCCCCTTGGCCCTCGTCATCAGCGGTCTGGTCGTTCAGGCGGGACTGCCCTGGCAGATGGTCTTCTGGATCAGCTTTGCGCTGTTCGCGATTTTGCTGATCCTGGCCCTGATCGCACGTGAAACACCCGCGTCTTCCCTGGCCACCGGGAGTTTGAACTGGTTCGGGGCGATTGGCCTGGGTGTCTGGGTTACCGCGCTGCTGGTTGGTATCAGTACGGGACCCAGTCTGGGCTGGTCTTCGCCGCTGGTGATCGGCGCATTCGCGATCAGTGCATTAACGTTCATAAGCTGGGTGATTCAGCAAAAACGCTCCGCTGACCCGCTCATTTCTTTCCGTAACATGGACCGGCGCCAGGCCCTCGTTGGGTATTCGGGAATTCTGCTCATCAGCCTGGTTGGGTCGGGTATCTTCATCGTGATGCCTGCTGTCCTGCAAGCTCCAATTGAGTCGGGGTACGGGCATGGATTGTCGACCCTCGATTCGACGTACGTGCTTCTCGCACAGATTCCTGGTGCGGCGCTGGGCTACTTCTGGACGAAGTGGGGCCTTGCCCGGCTCGGGCCGAAAGTCGTCCTCATCACTTCCGGGATCTTCTCTGTCGTGGTGTACCTCGGCATGGCATTCGCGAATGGACCCGCTTGGGCACCGTGGCTGTGGGTCTTCGGCTACGGGCTGGCCACACTGAGCTGCCTAACCGCGGGGTACGCCCTTGTCGCAGCAGCGGGACGCCAAGACAATATGGCGGTGACGATTGGCATCCAGAGCATTGTCCAGTACACCGCGGGGACAGTTCCGACCGCCATTGTCCTGAATGTCCTGGTCGCAGGGGCTGACGGATTCATTCCGGAACAAGCACTCGTTGGAATCTTCGTAGCAGGTGCCGTCGTGATCGCTGTCTTCGTCGCCGTGTGGACCGTGTTCGCGCCAACGTCCATCAAGGATCTGCACGCTGTCGACACGGCAGTCAACACCGCGAAACTTCAAGCAGCCAACCGCTGA